From one Suricata suricatta isolate VVHF042 chromosome 8, meerkat_22Aug2017_6uvM2_HiC, whole genome shotgun sequence genomic stretch:
- the CRNN gene encoding cornulin, producing MPQLLRNINGIIEAFGRYARTEGNCTVLTRGELKRLLEHEFADVIVKPHDPATVDEVLRLLDEDDTGAVEFKEFLVLVFKVAQACFKTLSESPEEACGSQESGIHHAGGSQELGERQSRRTEVGMAREEQHREGIQHGQSTQDSRGQVGTRAQTHGQDIDQDSQSESQRQERESWQTQAGGCAQQTERVGKDKSHQTRERESERQSQAREQDRAHQTREPVTGTRTQTQTDATQTVEEDKSSQIGSPGTQPQESTHSQTRGTEVQGQDRSQTSQTVSGEHVQTSRGVTQTMEQDRSGQIGSPGTQPQESTHSQTRGTEVQGQDRSQTSQIVSGEHVQTPRGTHTQTMEQDKSHYVSRTGNRDEGQTQGQSGSGQRWTQVSHYEAGETELGGQAQARASTLTGRQDWSSTHPRCSVTGGQGEREPTVITQERVGGQTRDTTIPRQDQDSLHCSMPSTQGQETAQPEGKRGLTARGLYSYFKSNKP from the exons ATGCCTCAGTTACTGCGAAACATTAATGGGATCATCGAAGCCTTTGGGCGATACGCCAGGACCGAGGGCAACTGCACAGTGCTCACCCGGGGGGAGCTGAAAAGGCTCCTGGAGCATGAGTTTGCTGATGTCATTGTG aaACCCCATGATCCTGCCACTGTCGATGAAGTCCTACGTCTGCTGGATGAAGATGACACAGGGGCTGTGGAGTTCAAGGAATTCCTGGTCCTGGTGTTTAAAGTCGCCCAAGCCTGTTTCAAGACACTGAGCGAGAGTCCTGAAGAGGCCTGTGGATCTCAAGAGTCTGGAATCCACCATGCTGGGGGCTCACAAGAGctgggagaaagacagagcaggagaacTGAAGTGGGGATGGCTAGGGAAGAACAGCATCGTGAGGGGATCCAACATGGACAGAGCACACAAGATTCCAGAGGACAGGTGGGGaccagggctcagacccatggtCAGGATATTGATCAGGATAGCCAGTCTGAGTcacagagacaagagagagagagttggcaGACACAAGCTGGGGGATGTGCACAGCAGACCGAGAGAGTGGGCAAAGACAAGAGTCACCagaccagagagagggagtcagagagacAGTCTCAGGCCAGGGAACAGGACAGAGCCCACCAGACAAGGGAACCAGTGACTGGGACCAGAACTCAGACCCAGACAGATGCCACCCAGACTGTGGAGGAAGACAAGAGCAGTCAGATAGGAAGCCCTGGCACCCAGCCACAGGAGTCCACCCATAGCCAGACCAGAGGGACTGAGGTCCAGGGTCAAGATAGGAGCCAGACAAGCCAGACAGTGTCAGGAGAACATGTTCAGACATCAAGAGGTGTCACCCAGACCATGGAGCAGGACAGGAGTGGTCAGATAGGAAGCCCTGGCACCCAGCCACAGGAGTCCACCCATAGCCAGACCAGAGGGACTGAGGTCCAGGGTCAAGATAGGAGCCAGACAAGCCAGATAGTGTCAGGAGAACATGTTCAGACACCAAGAGGT ACGCACACCCAGACCATGGAACAAGACAAGAGCCATTATGTAAGTCGCACAGGGAATAGAGATGAGGGACAGACCCAAGGGCAGTCAGGCAGTGGTCAAAGATGGACACAAGTGAGCCACTATGaagcaggagagacagagttgGGAGGACAAGCCCAGGCTCGGGCAAGCACTCTGACAGGGAGACAGGACTGGAGCAGCACTCACCCAAGGTGCAGTGTgacaggagggcagggagagagagaacccacagTGATTACTCAAGAGAGGGTGGGTGGCCAAACAAGGGATACAACGATCCCAAGGCAGGACCAGGATAGCCTGCATTGTAGCATGCCTTCAACCCAAGGCCAGGAGACAGCCCAGCCAGAAGGGAAGCGGGGCCTCACAGCCAGGGGGCTGTATTCCTACTTCAAAAGCAACAAGCCATGA